The Halobacteriovorax sp. DA5 genome includes the window CTTTTTTAGTGCTTTAGTAGGAAATAGAAAATCACCAAAGAGCTCTCGCGAATCGCCAGTAAATCGAAGCTGATATACTAATAGTGAAACAACAAGCACAATGCTTACATTTGGTGAGTAAGGAATATAATCAAGTAAGACGATAGTAATTAGAAGCGCAAGACTAATAAAAAAGAAAAGAGAAATTAACGTAACCAACATAAGCAGGCCCTCGAAAGAAACCAACTCTCCTAATGCTAAGTGACGTCTGTAGAAACCCAATTGAGCTTTCATAAAATCCTCTCTAATAAGAGTTTATCGCTACTCAACAAATGTTCTAAATACACCTATTTATCGTGCTTTTGAATCCTTATAAGTCAAAATTATGGCCATTAAAGTGGCCATCTCGATAGAGCTTATTTGAGAAAGATTAGATAATTCAGGAATCTACGAATCTTTGATTTCAGTGAAGATTTTTGCTTTTGCATAATTTAGAAGTTCTTCATTCTCAAGGATATGATTCGACCAAGCATGAAATCCATGTGAGAACTCCTTGAAAGTTACATCAACTCCTTCTCTCAATAACTTCTCATAAAACATTAAACTGTCATCGTAGAGAACATCATACTTAGCGGCATAGATAATTGTTTTAGGAAGGGCCTCAAGCTCATCACTATAAAGAGGAAAAATCGCAGGGTCTTTCATATGCACTTCACGATTTGAGATTGCATAATCCAATAGCTTTAAAAGCATAGATTTAGATAAACCACTTTCTTCGCCACTCTCATATCGATTTGCCGACGTCGTTTCAAAATCACTTTGATAATGACCTGTTAAGAGATGTAAATCAGAGATTTTAAATGCTTTACTACCTAAATGATTATTGGCCAATGTAACTAATGTCGCAAGATTTGCACCAGCAGAAGTACCAGTTAACGTAAAACTCTTTATACCTTTAAGATGAAGATCATTTAAAAGAGCGAGGCACCAATTTGTGATTTCAGGAATACTTGATTCTGGAGATAAAGGGTAATCAGGACAAACGATATAGGAAGAGTGTTCGTGGAAATCGAAAAGGGCCTGA containing:
- a CDS encoding alpha/beta hydrolase fold domain-containing protein, with translation MSKSIAEFIHQKRLSSMQSFFDVGIKRFSRITLDELRRAMDLIEGEYKNLVNCSIQKLNDHTCLVWGEPKAHCIIHLHSGGYVTGHEYTSAQFCQALFDFHEHSSYIVCPDYPLSPESSIPEITNWCLALLNDLHLKGIKSFTLTGTSAGANLATLVTLANNHLGSKAFKISDLHLLTGHYQSDFETTSANRYESGEESGLSKSMLLKLLDYAISNREVHMKDPAIFPLYSDELEALPKTIIYAAKYDVLYDDSLMFYEKLLREGVDVTFKEFSHGFHAWSNHILENEELLNYAKAKIFTEIKDS